The Rhododendron vialii isolate Sample 1 chromosome 6a, ASM3025357v1 genome includes a window with the following:
- the LOC131328804 gene encoding probable inactive poly [ADP-ribose] polymerase SRO2, whose amino-acid sequence MNSRATAAFNRRNSVVKAIAVRPKLLSPSVSVSSIPDDSVDSDCCNAEMLVQNYSNFQRSGPPARLMYYDDNGSWSDFTVDVADSVRLGFQEGKAVVEVRFGKAVHLFDLYRMLQVDLDTGDQRSLAWIDAHGKCFFPKTFVGSSGKFPNSAKETVEIAKVSVDSKKRRIGSEVIEPEESRCGAKKSRTSDDDVEFQTPAWPKTKLLREGEKAHAIVKSLFLSGLGFTESSGARITSIHQWMRSGCLDRARYEVFQKQLEITKVARGDSKMTFAWYGTSARGVASVLSHGFSVPSKVPGPEAHGVGIYLSPIRSPHLSAMLSEVDDNGEKHVILCRVILGKCEKVEAGSRQMYPSGVDFDSGVDDLMNPKWYVVWRANMNTHILPECVVSYRSSDFVPGQIGGPSFVKSAKDSSTPLFAKLQLKIGTSLPSSRVQEFRSLCTAYKDGKVAKHAFMKQLRSVVGDDMLASVIREVRG is encoded by the exons ATGAATTCCCGTGCAACGGCGGCGTTTAACCGGAGAAACTCCGTCGTGAAGGCCATCGCCGTTCGTCCCAAGCTTTTGTCGCCGTCGGTATCCGTGTCATCAATCCCCGACGATTCCGTTGATTCCGATTGCTGTAACGCTGAGATGCTGGTGCAGAACTACTCCAATTTCCAGCGGAGTGGGCCCCCGGCCCGGCTGATGTACTACGACGACAACGGGTCGTGGTCCGATTTCACCGTCGACGTGGCGGATTCGGTCCGGTTAGGGTTTCAGGAAGGAAAGGCGGTGGTGGAGGTCCGATTCGGTAAGGCCGTTCACCTGTTTGATCTCTACCGTATGCTGCAGGTTGACTTGGATACCGGCGATCAGAGGTCACTCGCCTGGATTGACGCTCACGGCAAATGCTTCTTCCCCAAGACCTTCGTCGGCAGCAGTGGAAAATTTCCAAATTCCGCCAAAGAAACAGTTGAAATTGCGAAGGTCAGCGTGGATTCGAAGAAGAGGAGGATAGGAAGCGAGGTTATCGAGCCTGAGGAAAGTCGTTGTGGAGCGAAAAAATCACGGACTAGTGATGATGACGTGGAATTTCAAACGCCTGCGTGGCCCAAGACGAAGCTGTTGAGGGAAGGGGAGAAGGCTCATGCGATAGTGAAGAGCCTGTTTCTGTCGGGGCTGGGGTTTACTGAGTCATCGGGAGCTAGGATCACTTCGATTCACCAGTGGATGCGGAGTGGTTGTTTGGACAGAGCTCGGTACGAGGTTTTCCAGAAGCAGCTGGAGATTACTAAGGTTGCCAGGGGAGATTCCAAAATGACGTTCGCTTGGTACGGGACTTCAGCCAGAGGCGTGGCGAGCGTTTTGAGCCACGGGTTCTCGGTTCCGAGTAAGGTCCCGGGCCCCGAGGCTCATGGAGTCGGTATCTACTTGTCTCCTATACGCTCACCTCACTTAAG TGCTATGCTATCCGAGGTAGATGATAATGGCGAAAAGCATGTTATCTTGTGTCGGGTTATATTGGGGAAATGTGAGAAAGTGGAAGCGGGGTCCAGACAGATGTATCCTTCCGGTGTGGATTTCGATTCTGGTGTGGATGATCTTATGAATCCTAAGTGGTACGTCGTGTGGCGCGCCAATATGAACACCCACATACTTCCCGAGTGTGTCGTGAGCTATAGATCTTCTGATTTTGTGCCAG gGCAAATTGGAGGGCCATCTTTTGTTAAGTCTGCTAAGGATTCATCCACTCCGTTGTTTGCAAAGCTACAATTGAAGATTGGGACCTCTCTTCCTTCCTCAAGAGTTCAGGAATTTCGATCTTTGTGCACTGCATACAAG GATGGGAAAGTGGCGAAACATGCTTTCATGAAACAGCTGCGATCAGTTGTTGGGGATGATATGCTGGCTTCGGTGATTCGTGAAGTTCGTGGCTGA